The following are encoded in a window of Bacillota bacterium genomic DNA:
- a CDS encoding PilZ domain-containing protein translates to MENNQRVFIGLPRPGEQVLVVAPPGAVWCAVLAYDGALLLKPRSLLRVAPGDEVVVRRHRAGQEFFFRERVVEGQPLAVTLSVASVTRAPRHRVSVPARVLLAGGICLEGVVQDLSEGGARVALWRPVPEGAEVVLGMEGREARCEVRGCFPWAGGWWYAGLAFRERESGFTEAARRLVAAGISGKQRERG, encoded by the coding sequence TTGGAAAACAACCAACGAGTGTTCATCGGTCTTCCCCGTCCGGGCGAGCAGGTGCTGGTGGTGGCCCCGCCGGGTGCGGTGTGGTGCGCGGTGCTGGCATACGACGGGGCGCTGCTGCTCAAGCCCCGGTCGCTGCTGCGGGTGGCGCCGGGCGACGAGGTGGTGGTGCGCCGGCACCGGGCGGGGCAGGAGTTCTTCTTCCGCGAGCGAGTGGTGGAGGGCCAGCCGCTGGCGGTGACCCTGAGCGTAGCCTCCGTGACCAGGGCTCCGCGCCACCGGGTTTCGGTGCCTGCCCGTGTGCTGCTCGCCGGGGGCATCTGCCTGGAGGGCGTGGTGCAAGACCTCAGCGAGGGCGGCGCGCGGGTGGCGCTCTGGCGCCCCGTTCCCGAGGGCGCCGAGGTGGTGCTGGGGATGGAGGGGCGCGAGGCGCGCTGCGAGGTGCGGGGCTGCTTCCCCTGGGCCGGCGGCTGGTGGTATGCGGGGCTGGCCTTTCGGGAGCGGGAGTCGGGGTTCACCGAAGCGGCCCGCCGGTTGGTGGCTGCGGGAATCTCTGGGAAGCAGCGCGAGAGGGGGTGA
- a CDS encoding pilin produces MAKRLLFLAVLAAFVLGLAGQALAEGEIVMPQPPRPPAGVGEGQQRLVEILQRVLNLLMVVGALVAAVMLAWQGYVVMTAQDGRTRAEAMQGVYKTLLGAALVFGPVILVKVVLGVVLGG; encoded by the coding sequence TTGGCCAAGAGGCTCCTTTTCCTGGCGGTGCTGGCCGCGTTCGTGCTCGGGCTGGCGGGGCAGGCGCTGGCGGAGGGTGAGATCGTGATGCCGCAGCCTCCGCGGCCTCCCGCCGGAGTCGGCGAGGGCCAGCAGAGGCTGGTGGAGATCCTCCAGCGCGTGCTCAACCTGCTCATGGTGGTGGGCGCGCTGGTGGCCGCGGTGATGCTGGCCTGGCAGGGCTATGTGGTGATGACCGCCCAGGATGGCAGGACGCGGGCGGAGGCGATGCAGGGTGTCTACAAGACCCTGCTGGGTGCGGCGCTGGTCTTCGGCCCCGTGATCCTGGTGAAAGTGGTGCTGGGCGTGGTGCTCGGCGGTTAG